From [Clostridium] symbiosum, a single genomic window includes:
- a CDS encoding phosphoglycerate dehydrogenase, with protein sequence MAKYKVVITARSFGKADEKAYDCLREAGCEWIKLEESDGPLEDQLKDAIRDADALIAGLEDIGADIIGQAKRLKVISRYGVGYDKVDLNAAKEKGIQVTITPGANGDSVADLAVALMLDVARNVTIMDSSIKSRSQRRPQGLEMYEKTLGIIGAGRIGQGVGRRCRGFNMKILAYDVFEDPSFKEETGAEYVDLDTLLREADFITVHSPLTEETHNMISSEQFKIMKKDAILVNTARGGVIDEEALYEALKSGEIRGAALDATVDEPPYGSPLMNCENCILTPHAGAGTREASSKMSLMAAQNAVCVLEGKECRFNVAK encoded by the coding sequence ATGGCAAAATATAAAGTCGTAATCACGGCTCGCTCATTTGGCAAAGCGGATGAAAAGGCTTATGACTGTCTGCGTGAGGCCGGATGCGAGTGGATTAAACTGGAAGAATCGGACGGTCCTTTGGAAGACCAGTTAAAGGATGCAATCAGGGATGCCGACGCTTTGATAGCCGGGCTTGAAGATATCGGAGCAGATATCATAGGGCAGGCAAAGAGGCTGAAAGTAATATCCCGTTACGGAGTGGGATACGACAAGGTGGATCTGAATGCTGCAAAAGAAAAGGGAATCCAGGTCACGATTACACCCGGAGCCAACGGTGACTCGGTGGCAGACCTGGCGGTGGCCCTGATGTTGGATGTGGCAAGAAACGTGACAATTATGGACTCCTCCATTAAGTCACGCAGCCAGAGAAGGCCCCAGGGACTGGAAATGTATGAGAAGACATTAGGAATCATCGGAGCCGGCCGGATTGGCCAGGGAGTAGGCAGACGGTGCCGCGGATTTAATATGAAGATTCTGGCGTACGATGTCTTTGAGGATCCGTCATTTAAAGAGGAGACAGGCGCGGAATACGTAGACTTGGACACGCTGCTTCGGGAAGCGGATTTTATTACGGTACATTCTCCTTTGACGGAGGAAACCCACAATATGATTTCATCAGAGCAGTTTAAAATCATGAAAAAAGACGCGATTCTTGTCAACACGGCAAGAGGCGGTGTGATCGATGAGGAGGCGCTTTATGAGGCGCTGAAATCCGGAGAGATCAGGGGAGCGGCTCTGGATGCCACGGTTGATGAACCACCGTACGGCAGCCCGCTGATGAACTGCGAAAACTGTATTCTGACTCCCCATGCAGGAGCCGGAACCAGGGAGGCGTCTTCGAAAATGAGTCTTATGGCAGCACAAAACGCGGTTTGCGTGCTGGAGGGAAAAGAATGCCGGTTTAATGTGGCAAAGTAG
- the gndA gene encoding NADP-dependent phosphogluconate dehydrogenase, with the protein MVMEKNCEIGLMGLGVMGASLAKNMINHGFTVALYSVSEQERRSFAAEKNNYRICSGMEEFVMSLAKPRKIFIMITSGRPVDMVIQSLLPLLDKGDIIMDGGNSYYRDTARRSGECGRHGILYMGIGVSGGEKGALYGPSIMAGGKQEAWDAVRNILETIAAEYQGKPCCGCIGEGGAGHYVKMVHNGIEYAILQLIAETYQFMRFVRKMEIEEIQSVFEEWNKGELNSYLIEISAKVLKKKAEDGTWMIDKILDVAEQKGTGKWTVEESVERGVYIPTIYEAQMARVFSSKKEERMSGSGHLKFHPCELPQTEIKEMEQALLMAVIMAYSQGFELIAKAAEEESWNIDLAGLASVWKDGCIIKKRPFRTD; encoded by the coding sequence ATGGTAATGGAAAAGAACTGTGAAATAGGACTGATGGGACTTGGCGTAATGGGAGCATCCCTGGCTAAAAATATGATTAACCATGGATTTACTGTGGCGCTTTATTCTGTCTCGGAACAGGAGAGAAGGTCATTTGCAGCCGAAAAAAATAATTACAGGATTTGCAGCGGCATGGAAGAATTTGTTATGAGCCTGGCAAAGCCGAGAAAAATATTTATCATGATTACATCCGGCAGGCCGGTAGATATGGTGATTCAATCATTGTTACCGCTGCTGGATAAAGGCGATATCATCATGGACGGAGGAAACTCATATTACAGGGATACTGCAAGACGGAGCGGTGAATGCGGCCGGCATGGAATTTTGTATATGGGAATCGGCGTTTCAGGAGGCGAAAAGGGAGCGCTTTACGGTCCCAGCATTATGGCCGGCGGAAAACAGGAGGCGTGGGATGCAGTCCGAAATATTTTGGAGACAATCGCCGCCGAATATCAGGGAAAACCTTGCTGTGGTTGTATAGGGGAAGGCGGAGCGGGGCATTATGTAAAAATGGTACACAACGGAATTGAGTATGCCATTCTGCAATTGATTGCAGAGACATACCAGTTTATGCGTTTTGTCAGGAAGATGGAGATTGAAGAGATCCAGTCTGTATTTGAGGAATGGAATAAGGGGGAACTGAACTCCTATTTGATCGAAATCAGCGCGAAAGTCCTGAAAAAGAAGGCCGAAGACGGCACATGGATGATTGACAAAATACTGGATGTGGCAGAACAGAAGGGAACCGGTAAATGGACCGTGGAAGAGTCGGTGGAGAGAGGCGTTTATATCCCCACGATTTATGAGGCACAGATGGCCCGGGTATTTTCGTCCAAAAAAGAAGAGCGGATGTCCGGCTCCGGACACCTGAAATTTCATCCCTGCGAACTGCCGCAGACAGAAATCAAAGAGATGGAACAGGCGCTTCTGATGGCTGTCATTATGGCATACAGCCAGGGATTTGAATTAATCGCCAAAGCGGCGGAGGAGGAAAGCTGGAATATCGATCTGGCAGGCCTGGCCTCCGTATGGAAGGACGGCTGCATTATTAAGAAGCGCCCTTTTAGAACGGATTGA
- a CDS encoding HU family DNA-binding protein, with protein sequence MNKTELIAAVAEKAELSKKDAEKAIKAFTEVISDELVKGEKIQLVGFGTFEVAERAAREGRNPKTGETMPIAASKSPKFKAGKALKDMVNA encoded by the coding sequence ATGAATAAGACAGAGTTAATTGCTGCCGTAGCAGAAAAAGCAGAACTTTCCAAGAAGGACGCAGAGAAAGCAATCAAAGCTTTCACTGAGGTTATTTCTGATGAATTAGTAAAAGGTGAGAAAATCCAGTTAGTTGGTTTTGGTACATTTGAAGTAGCTGAGAGAGCAGCAAGAGAAGGAAGAAATCCTAAGACTGGCGAGACAATGCCGATCGCAGCTTCCAAATCCCCTAAATTCAAAGCTGGTAAAGCATTAAAGGATATGGTAAACGCATAA
- a CDS encoding TRAP transporter large permease: MTGFLLFGTFIVLLILGVPIAVSLAVATMSAIVFSPDITLTLSVVTQRIFGGLDSTSIMAIAFFVLAGNIMTKGGISRRLVEFANCIVGGFRGGMSLAMVLACAFFAALSGSAPATVVAIGVMLYPDMVRLGYSKERTAGLLVVAGGLGPIIPPSIIMVVYCTITGASVGKMFSAGMGIGFMIVAVLMATIIFYAHREKWPKTSKKLTAGEFLRSFINAIPALILPIIILGGIYSGILTPTESAAVAVIWALIAGMFIYKEVKLKDLYQIFLESAKSSAMVLFIIATSTAFAWLFAFAGISAQLVAFVNGLNLSATTFCLITAIILLIFGTFLEGIATAVLMVPVLWPIAQSFGIDVIHFGMIVSISNVIGTMTPPVAVNIFSASSVSKLKMGAIAKGQMPFFIGYVAVFFLVVLFPQITALFAG, encoded by the coding sequence ATGACAGGATTTTTATTGTTTGGAACGTTTATCGTTCTGCTGATACTCGGTGTGCCGATTGCAGTTTCCCTTGCAGTGGCTACAATGTCGGCCATCGTATTCTCACCGGATATTACCCTTACTCTGAGTGTGGTCACACAGAGAATCTTCGGCGGACTTGACTCCACATCCATTATGGCCATTGCGTTTTTCGTACTGGCAGGAAATATCATGACGAAAGGCGGTATTTCCAGACGTCTTGTAGAATTTGCCAACTGTATTGTGGGCGGGTTCCGCGGAGGAATGTCTCTGGCCATGGTACTGGCCTGCGCTTTCTTTGCAGCCCTGTCGGGTTCGGCGCCGGCAACGGTCGTGGCGATCGGAGTTATGCTTTATCCTGATATGGTCCGTCTTGGTTACTCGAAAGAAAGAACGGCAGGTCTTCTGGTGGTCGCAGGAGGCTTGGGGCCGATTATCCCGCCATCTATTATCATGGTGGTTTACTGTACCATTACGGGAGCATCCGTAGGAAAGATGTTCAGCGCCGGTATGGGAATCGGATTTATGATAGTAGCGGTATTAATGGCAACAATCATATTCTATGCACATAGAGAAAAATGGCCTAAAACTTCGAAAAAACTGACAGCCGGGGAATTCCTGAGAAGCTTTATTAATGCAATTCCCGCACTGATTCTGCCGATTATCATCTTGGGAGGAATTTATTCGGGAATTTTAACTCCTACGGAGTCGGCTGCTGTTGCAGTTATCTGGGCTTTAATAGCCGGTATGTTTATATATAAAGAAGTAAAATTAAAAGATTTATACCAGATTTTCCTGGAATCTGCAAAGTCATCGGCGATGGTTCTCTTTATCATTGCGACGTCTACCGCATTTGCATGGCTGTTTGCATTTGCAGGAATCTCGGCTCAGCTTGTCGCATTTGTAAACGGGCTGAACTTAAGCGCAACCACTTTCTGCCTGATTACTGCAATCATTCTTCTGATTTTCGGTACGTTCCTGGAGGGTATTGCAACAGCGGTTCTGATGGTGCCTGTACTGTGGCCGATTGCCCAGAGTTTTGGAATCGATGTAATCCATTTTGGCATGATTGTTTCAATTTCCAACGTAATCGGAACAATGACACCGCCTGTAGCCGTAAATATATTCTCGGCATCATCCGTTTCAAAGCTTAAAATGGGCGCGATTGCCAAAGGCCAGATGCCGTTTTTCATCGGATATGTAGCCGTATTTTTCTTAGTAGTACTCTTCCCACAAATCACGGCGCTCTTTGCCGGTTGA
- a CDS encoding septum formation initiator, whose protein sequence is MRESGRARRKKKENLNNRMALVGITLVVLSLAIAVHLKGLDMKKKDLNYQIREENLQAQVLAEEERAAELEQYRVYVQTKQYIEKVAKEKLGLVNKDEILLKPAEKK, encoded by the coding sequence ATGCGGGAAAGCGGAAGGGCGAGAAGAAAAAAGAAAGAAAATCTGAATAACCGTATGGCGCTGGTCGGCATTACGCTGGTCGTTCTGAGCCTGGCGATAGCCGTGCACCTGAAAGGACTTGATATGAAGAAGAAAGATCTGAATTATCAGATCCGGGAAGAAAACCTTCAGGCCCAGGTTTTGGCCGAGGAGGAGAGGGCGGCGGAGCTGGAACAGTACCGCGTTTATGTCCAGACAAAACAGTATATCGAGAAGGTTGCCAAAGAAAAACTGGGACTTGTCAATAAGGACGAGATATTGCTTAAACCGGCAGAAAAGAAGTAA
- the yabP gene encoding sporulation protein YabP, whose product MEEKLNRRPHKLEVTGRGTGSVTGIQDVVSFDENQIILDTDMGLLTVKGKNLHVSRLTLEKGEVDIEGTFDSFAYSSNENYRKSGESLFTRLFK is encoded by the coding sequence ATGGAAGAAAAGTTAAACCGGCGGCCTCATAAGCTGGAGGTCACAGGCCGGGGGACGGGCAGTGTAACCGGTATACAGGATGTGGTGTCCTTTGACGAGAACCAGATTATCCTGGATACGGATATGGGTCTCCTGACTGTGAAGGGAAAGAATCTGCATGTGAGCCGGCTGACGCTGGAAAAGGGAGAGGTCGATATCGAGGGGACGTTTGACAGCTTTGCCTATTCCTCCAATGAGAATTACCGTAAATCAGGCGAATCCCTGTTTACCCGGCTGTTTAAATAA
- a CDS encoding 5-deoxy-glucuronate isomerase has protein sequence MSNLCDDMKNWPVQSSEEPGFHPVVTPEKSSCREAQIYRLNLKEGTSYTLDSGKLEMHPVLCEGAAVLSGNKDLEGTELKKYDSFYIPGGTTVVITASKDCFFYVAAAVCEGYGKTFCRKFDPSLPIGDIHQIHGEGTGRREVMFTLAPQDEASRLLCGFTWGGEGTWTSWPPHQHEEDLEEVYCYFDMPKPHFGFHVSYLKSGDVEEIMAHPVYTGTCVQAPCGYHPTVASPGTRNTYLWVLAGFSHEQRRYDLAVLDPAREKLELNAPEF, from the coding sequence ATGTCGAATTTATGTGATGATATGAAAAACTGGCCGGTGCAGTCATCGGAAGAACCTGGATTTCATCCTGTTGTAACGCCGGAAAAATCTAGCTGCAGGGAAGCCCAGATTTACAGGCTGAATTTAAAGGAAGGAACTTCCTATACCCTGGACTCGGGAAAACTGGAGATGCATCCGGTATTATGCGAGGGAGCAGCCGTATTGAGCGGAAATAAGGACCTGGAAGGAACTGAGCTTAAAAAATATGACAGTTTTTACATTCCGGGAGGAACGACTGTGGTAATTACCGCATCAAAGGACTGCTTCTTCTATGTGGCCGCCGCAGTCTGCGAAGGATATGGAAAAACTTTCTGCCGCAAATTTGATCCGTCTCTGCCAATCGGCGATATCCATCAGATTCATGGCGAGGGAACCGGTCGGAGAGAGGTCATGTTTACGCTGGCTCCCCAGGATGAGGCGTCCCGCCTGCTCTGTGGATTTACATGGGGCGGTGAGGGAACCTGGACCAGCTGGCCGCCGCATCAGCATGAAGAAGATCTGGAAGAGGTTTACTGCTATTTTGATATGCCTAAACCTCACTTTGGTTTCCATGTATCCTATTTAAAGAGCGGAGATGTGGAGGAAATCATGGCACATCCGGTATATACAGGAACTTGTGTGCAGGCTCCCTGCGGTTATCATCCTACCGTTGCCAGTCCGGGAACACGCAATACCTATCTTTGGGTTCTGGCCGGATTTTCTCATGAACAGAGAAGGTATGATCTGGCGGTTCTCGATCCCGCGAGAGAAAAACTCGAATTAAATGCACCGGAGTTTTAG
- a CDS encoding SDR family oxidoreductase: MVKNFTDLTGRKAIVTGAAQGLSRGMAEGLMEAGAEVAIIDLNPKVMDVAAEYTEKGYKCHGVIGNLAVVEDRKKAFDECVAALGNHLDIIVNGAGVQKRHPSEEFPYEDWEFVININLNAVFSMSQLAGQQFIKQNSKGKIINIASMLSFFGGYTVPAYAASKGGVAQLTKALCNEWASKGINCNCLAPGYMDTEMNVALTDPENPRFKEITDRIPANAWGTPEDMKGPVIFLASDASNYLNGAVIPVDGGYLVK; the protein is encoded by the coding sequence ATGGTTAAGAATTTTACAGATTTAACAGGCAGAAAAGCAATTGTGACAGGAGCAGCCCAGGGGCTCAGCAGAGGAATGGCAGAGGGTCTGATGGAAGCGGGGGCGGAAGTGGCGATCATCGACTTAAATCCGAAGGTTATGGATGTGGCTGCGGAATATACGGAAAAAGGATATAAATGCCACGGTGTTATTGGAAACCTTGCGGTTGTGGAAGACAGAAAAAAAGCATTTGATGAGTGTGTTGCCGCTCTGGGTAATCATCTCGATATTATTGTAAACGGAGCCGGTGTGCAGAAACGCCATCCATCCGAGGAATTCCCTTATGAAGATTGGGAATTTGTCATCAATATTAACCTGAATGCCGTATTTTCCATGAGCCAGCTGGCGGGACAGCAGTTCATCAAACAGAACAGCAAAGGTAAAATAATAAACATTGCATCCATGCTCTCATTTTTCGGCGGCTATACGGTTCCGGCTTATGCGGCATCGAAGGGCGGCGTTGCCCAGCTGACAAAGGCTCTCTGCAACGAGTGGGCGTCAAAGGGAATTAACTGCAACTGCCTGGCTCCCGGCTATATGGATACGGAGATGAATGTGGCCCTTACGGATCCTGAAAATCCAAGGTTCAAAGAAATTACCGACCGCATTCCGGCTAACGCATGGGGAACGCCCGAGGATATGAAGGGCCCTGTTATTTTCCTGGCTTCCGACGCATCCAATTATCTGAACGGAGCGGTAATTCCGGTAGACGGCGGGTATCTTGTAAAATAA
- a CDS encoding RNA-binding S4 domain-containing protein, protein MRLDKFLKVSRLIKRRTIANEACDAGRVLVNEKPAKASLSVKAGDIIEIQFGMKSVKVEVLDVTETVKKDEAKDLYRYL, encoded by the coding sequence ATGAGATTAGATAAATTTTTAAAGGTTTCGCGCCTGATTAAGAGAAGAACCATTGCCAATGAAGCATGCGATGCCGGCAGGGTTCTGGTTAATGAAAAGCCGGCCAAGGCGTCCCTGAGTGTTAAGGCAGGGGACATCATTGAAATTCAGTTTGGAATGAAGTCTGTTAAAGTAGAAGTGCTGGACGTGACGGAGACCGTGAAGAAGGACGAAGCGAAAGATCTTTATCGTTATTTATAA
- the eda gene encoding bifunctional 4-hydroxy-2-oxoglutarate aldolase/2-dehydro-3-deoxy-phosphogluconate aldolase produces the protein MSNVMELIKEKRIVPVVKLDHVEDALPLAKALIDGGLPVAEITFRTDAAEESIRVIRNTYPEMLCGAGTVVNIDQAERAVAAGAAFIVSPGFTKEVVEFAVRKNIPVLPGCCTPTEIIDAMNYGLKVVKFFPAKQYGGLDTIKALAAPFPGIRFMPTGGINTGNLREFLDNDKIYACGGSWMVADSLIKEKRFDEITRLTKEAVELAK, from the coding sequence ATGAGCAATGTAATGGAGTTAATCAAAGAAAAACGGATTGTACCGGTAGTTAAATTAGACCATGTCGAGGATGCACTGCCTCTGGCTAAAGCTCTGATAGACGGCGGACTCCCGGTGGCGGAAATTACATTCCGTACGGATGCTGCGGAAGAATCGATTCGTGTAATCCGAAATACATATCCGGAGATGCTGTGCGGCGCCGGAACAGTTGTAAATATCGATCAGGCGGAGAGAGCGGTGGCTGCCGGTGCGGCATTTATTGTAAGCCCCGGTTTTACAAAAGAAGTGGTTGAGTTTGCTGTCAGGAAGAATATCCCGGTTCTGCCGGGGTGCTGTACCCCGACGGAAATTATCGACGCAATGAATTACGGCCTGAAAGTAGTTAAATTTTTCCCTGCCAAGCAGTATGGGGGACTGGATACGATTAAGGCGCTTGCGGCTCCGTTTCCGGGAATCCGGTTTATGCCCACAGGCGGCATTAATACAGGCAATTTAAGAGAATTTCTCGACAATGATAAAATCTATGCCTGCGGAGGAAGCTGGATGGTTGCCGATTCCTTAATCAAAGAAAAACGGTTTGATGAGATAACCAGGCTGACCAAAGAGGCGGTAGAATTAGCAAAATAA
- the yabQ gene encoding spore cortex biosynthesis protein YabQ — protein sequence MSMTIRYELQLLFASLTVGICLMMVYDGLRVFRTLVPHGNFWTGIEDAVYWAASSITTFLLLFRQNDGILRWYAILGVLMGMLVYNLTVSRILLRLLKKVEKYLTIRKIKRQKIRQKRLEEEEKRRLLEEQKRQEKKEQKLRLREEKEEQKRRLREEKEQKQLRLREKKEEKQKKRQKEKQHSLTEDQGPESRRSRKAEEKKDAGKRKGEKKKERKSE from the coding sequence ATGAGCATGACAATTCGCTATGAACTGCAGCTGCTATTTGCGAGCCTGACAGTAGGTATTTGCCTGATGATGGTATATGACGGCCTGAGAGTGTTCAGGACTCTGGTCCCTCATGGGAATTTCTGGACAGGCATAGAAGATGCGGTCTACTGGGCTGCGTCGAGCATTACGACATTTCTCCTGCTGTTCCGGCAAAATGATGGGATCCTGAGATGGTATGCAATATTAGGCGTGCTTATGGGAATGCTCGTCTACAATCTTACGGTCAGCCGTATTTTGCTGAGGCTCTTGAAAAAAGTAGAAAAATATCTTACAATAAGAAAAATAAAACGACAAAAAATCCGGCAGAAACGGCTTGAGGAGGAAGAAAAGAGACGCCTCCTGGAAGAGCAGAAGCGGCAGGAAAAGAAAGAACAGAAACTCCGCCTCCGGGAAGAAAAAGAGGAGCAGAAGCGCCGTCTCCGCGAAGAAAAGGAGCAGAAACAGCTTCGTCTCCGTGAAAAGAAGGAAGAGAAGCAGAAAAAACGGCAGAAAGAGAAACAGCACAGCCTGACCGAAGATCAGGGGCCGGAATCACGCAGGAGCAGAAAGGCGGAAGAGAAAAAAGATGCGGGAAAGCGGAAGGGCGAGAAGAAAAAAGAAAGAAAATCTGAATAA
- a CDS encoding MazG family protein has protein sequence MEEMRKKYTFDDLKDIMRTLRSENGCPWDRRQTHESLIPCLEEEAGEVIDAIRENDPENLCEELGDLLFQVMSHSQIAEEKGLFTIDDVVDGVSAKMIRRHPNVFGDEKVNSAEEGLDLWNRIKSEEKSKKAQKTLTKQG, from the coding sequence ATGGAAGAGATGCGGAAAAAATATACCTTCGATGACCTGAAAGACATCATGCGTACCCTGCGTTCCGAGAATGGCTGCCCGTGGGACCGCCGTCAGACGCACGAGAGCCTGATTCCCTGCCTGGAAGAGGAAGCGGGTGAGGTAATCGACGCAATTCGGGAAAATGACCCGGAAAACCTCTGTGAGGAGCTTGGCGATCTTCTGTTCCAGGTGATGAGCCACAGCCAGATTGCGGAGGAGAAGGGACTTTTTACAATCGACGATGTTGTCGACGGAGTCAGCGCCAAGATGATCAGGAGACATCCGAATGTATTCGGTGACGAGAAAGTGAATTCTGCGGAGGAAGGGCTCGATTTGTGGAACAGGATAAAATCCGAGGAAAAGAGTAAAAAAGCGCAAAAAACCTTGACAAAGCAAGGATAA
- a CDS encoding HIT family protein → MEKCSGCMYCEEDGNLEKLMVPICELPFSRIYLFRNQAYRGRCVVALKRHAEELYELTDEELQGFMKDTKRVCRAVAETVQPEKINLGMYGDTCKHVHWHVVPKQTDGADFGGVFQMQPQPPVFLADEEYEVLAEQIREKL, encoded by the coding sequence ATGGAAAAATGTTCAGGATGTATGTACTGTGAAGAAGACGGGAACCTCGAAAAACTGATGGTTCCAATCTGTGAACTGCCCTTTTCCAGAATCTATCTGTTTCGGAACCAGGCATACAGAGGGAGATGCGTGGTTGCCTTAAAACGCCACGCAGAGGAGCTTTATGAATTGACGGATGAAGAGCTTCAGGGTTTTATGAAGGATACGAAACGGGTCTGCCGTGCGGTGGCGGAAACTGTGCAGCCGGAAAAAATAAATCTTGGCATGTATGGCGATACCTGTAAACATGTACATTGGCATGTTGTACCAAAACAGACGGACGGAGCAGATTTTGGAGGCGTGTTCCAGATGCAGCCCCAGCCGCCGGTTTTTCTCGCGGATGAGGAGTACGAAGTTTTAGCAGAACAGATCAGAGAGAAGCTGTAA
- a CDS encoding TRAP transporter small permease translates to MKKTNYLQKMEDVIIVITFIVMTLSAFLQVCNRNITKIPVTGFEELSKYCMIYMVLLGTEMGLRDGTQIAVTALQDKLKGRARLIILILIKAVLILFAAVMFYQSIALCEIQLRSGQTSPGLGVPMVVPYFALLLSFGIITIVQTVGVIQMLIAFVKGNTAKYEFVDLSMDNAEKLVKEEEEKLKSDMKGGGKA, encoded by the coding sequence ATGAAAAAAACAAACTATTTGCAGAAAATGGAAGACGTGATAATTGTTATAACATTTATTGTCATGACATTATCAGCTTTTCTCCAGGTTTGTAACAGGAATATCACAAAGATACCCGTTACAGGATTTGAAGAATTATCAAAATACTGCATGATTTACATGGTTCTGCTGGGAACCGAGATGGGGCTTAGGGATGGGACCCAGATTGCAGTGACGGCGCTGCAGGATAAACTAAAAGGAAGAGCAAGACTTATAATATTAATACTCATTAAAGCTGTGTTAATTCTCTTTGCAGCAGTTATGTTTTATCAGTCCATCGCCCTGTGTGAGATACAGTTACGATCGGGCCAGACTTCACCGGGACTTGGCGTTCCTATGGTGGTTCCCTATTTTGCCTTGCTGTTGTCCTTTGGAATTATTACCATTGTGCAGACTGTCGGAGTGATTCAGATGCTGATTGCATTTGTAAAGGGAAATACGGCAAAATATGAATTTGTAGACCTTTCTATGGACAATGCGGAAAAGCTTGTGAAAGAGGAAGAAGAGAAGTTAAAGAGTGATATGAAGGGAGGCGGAAAGGCATGA
- a CDS encoding SpoIIE family protein phosphatase — protein sequence MFVLKKKSLHRDMADVNVYTARRLKDMAMSLSGLAQAFADEIGGGRQLTKDDGLAAMQTAAAAVCGECMKCNLYSGSRRDDSYYLYYLLRAFEQKGKIDMEDMPRLFNEACRKKDDYVLHLNRNLGRATMNLSWKNRFLESRDTVIVQFRELASILEEFSGQMENATDITGDWEEQIKYIFRRHHMKVENMLMLEYENEQKEAFLTIRSANGKCMTARDASELVGRAMAGRKWSAAKDSKSIITRNAATFRFIEEGKYRMLHGVAKAAKGGEMVSGDNFTIYEGLPRQVIMSLSDGMGSGPLACEDSSKVVELTQQLLETGFSARSALKLVNTVLLLAGAEQNPATLDLCCVDLYTGVLEAMKLGAVPTFIQGHDGVEVLEAGDVPMGIVKSVEPVLLSRKMWDNDRIIMVSDGVLEALPGECKEETLIDFLEGTGAGNPQEMAERILEFAASFEEELCDDMTVLVGGIFER from the coding sequence ATTTTTGTGCTTAAAAAAAAGAGTTTACATAGAGACATGGCAGATGTCAATGTCTATACGGCCAGACGCCTGAAAGATATGGCGATGTCACTTAGCGGTCTGGCGCAGGCGTTTGCGGATGAAATCGGGGGCGGAAGGCAGCTTACAAAGGATGATGGCCTGGCGGCCATGCAGACAGCGGCGGCGGCCGTCTGCGGAGAGTGCATGAAATGCAACCTGTACTCCGGCAGCAGGAGGGATGACAGCTACTACCTTTATTACCTTCTCCGGGCCTTTGAGCAGAAGGGAAAGATCGACATGGAGGACATGCCCAGGCTGTTCAATGAGGCATGCAGGAAAAAAGACGACTATGTGCTGCATCTGAACAGGAACCTCGGCCGGGCCACAATGAACCTGTCATGGAAAAACAGGTTCCTGGAGAGCAGGGATACCGTGATCGTGCAATTTCGTGAGCTGGCCTCGATTCTGGAAGAATTTTCGGGGCAGATGGAAAATGCGACGGACATCACGGGTGATTGGGAAGAACAAATTAAATACATATTCCGGCGCCATCACATGAAGGTGGAAAATATGCTGATGCTGGAGTATGAAAATGAGCAGAAGGAAGCGTTTCTTACAATACGCAGCGCCAACGGCAAGTGCATGACCGCCCGCGACGCCTCCGAACTGGTGGGACGGGCTATGGCCGGAAGAAAATGGAGCGCGGCAAAAGACAGCAAGAGCATTATCACCAGGAATGCGGCCACATTCCGCTTTATTGAGGAAGGGAAATACAGGATGCTCCACGGAGTCGCCAAAGCGGCTAAGGGCGGGGAGATGGTATCCGGTGATAATTTTACCATCTATGAAGGACTTCCCAGGCAGGTCATTATGAGCCTGTCGGACGGCATGGGAAGCGGCCCCCTGGCTTGTGAGGACAGCAGCAAGGTGGTGGAATTGACACAGCAGCTTCTGGAAACCGGATTTTCCGCCAGGTCTGCTCTGAAACTGGTCAACACGGTGCTTCTCCTTGCGGGGGCGGAACAGAATCCGGCAACGCTCGATTTGTGCTGCGTCGATCTCTACACGGGAGTCCTGGAGGCAATGAAGCTGGGTGCCGTGCCTACCTTTATCCAGGGCCACGACGGCGTGGAGGTCCTTGAGGCGGGAGACGTCCCAATGGGAATTGTAAAATCGGTTGAGCCGGTGCTGCTGTCCAGAAAGATGTGGGACAACGACCGGATAATCATGGTCAGCGACGGCGTTCTGGAAGCGCTGCCGGGAGAATGCAAGGAGGAGACCCTGATAGATTTTCTGGAGGGAACCGGCGCGGGCAACCCGCAGGAGATGGCCGAGCGTATCCTTGAATTTGCCGCCTCCTTTGAGGAGGAGCTGTGCGATGACATGACCGTCCTGGTGGGCGGGATATTTGAGCGGTAA